The Persephonella sp. genome includes a region encoding these proteins:
- a CDS encoding DUF2283 domain-containing protein encodes MKFKYYPETDTLYIEVKSIPSVESEEILEGIVLDYDEDGNIVGIEIEGIKNLKNLNLPIKASFEFSQSSQ; translated from the coding sequence ATGAAGTTTAAATACTATCCCGAAACAGATACTCTTTATATAGAGGTTAAAAGTATTCCAAGTGTTGAGTCAGAGGAAATATTAGAGGGTATAGTTTTAGATTATGATGAAGATGGTAATATAGTGGGTATAGAGATAGAGGGGATTAAAAACTTAAAGAATTTGAATTTGCCGATAAAAGCAAGTTTTGAATTCTCTCAATCTTCCCAGTAG